In Denitratisoma sp. DHT3, one DNA window encodes the following:
- a CDS encoding SDR family NAD(P)-dependent oxidoreductase — protein sequence MTTTNLRSALDFSGKVVLVTGGGGGIGRGIAEGFSQCGASVVVAEIDPARAAAVRETLGPEALVSVTDVRDSAQVKDLLAAVETRYGRLDVLVNNVGDFLGIVKPLEDYTDDDFDALFSINLRQIFQVTRTALPLMKKTGPGGSIISISSIEAFRGIPINIVYSAFKAGIVGFTKSLAVELGQSGIRVNVIAPETTESEQVQPSVWIPPQYQEHIARWIPLGRFGAPADTAGCALFLASPLSGWVTGTTINLDGGALAAGGWYRTPQGGWTNVPVITGGGMAF from the coding sequence ATGACGACAACAAATCTGCGGAGTGCCCTCGATTTCAGCGGCAAGGTTGTCCTCGTCACCGGCGGCGGTGGCGGTATCGGCCGCGGCATCGCGGAAGGCTTCAGCCAGTGCGGCGCTTCCGTCGTTGTGGCGGAGATCGATCCGGCCCGCGCCGCGGCCGTGCGTGAAACCCTCGGCCCCGAGGCCCTGGTGTCGGTCACCGATGTGCGCGACAGTGCTCAAGTGAAAGATCTGCTCGCCGCCGTCGAAACCCGTTACGGCCGGCTGGACGTGCTGGTGAACAACGTCGGCGACTTCCTCGGCATCGTCAAGCCGCTGGAGGATTACACCGACGATGATTTCGACGCGCTGTTCTCCATCAACCTGCGGCAGATCTTCCAGGTCACCCGCACGGCCCTGCCCCTGATGAAAAAGACCGGCCCCGGCGGCAGCATCATCAGCATCTCATCCATCGAGGCCTTCCGCGGCATCCCCATCAACATCGTCTATTCCGCCTTCAAGGCCGGCATCGTCGGCTTCACCAAGAGCCTGGCGGTGGAACTGGGCCAGAGCGGCATCCGGGTCAACGTGATCGCCCCGGAGACCACCGAGTCGGAGCAGGTCCAGCCTTCCGTCTGGATCCCGCCCCAATACCAGGAGCACATCGCACGCTGGATTCCCCTGGGCCGTTTCGGCGCTCCGGCGGATACGGCGGGCTGCGCCCTGTTCCTCGCCAGCCCGCTCTCGGGCTGGGTCACCGGCACCACCATCAATCTCGACGGCGGTGCCCTGGCGGCCGGCGGCTGGTACCGCACGCCCCAGGGTGGCTGGACCAACGTGCCGGTGATCACCGGCGGCGGCATGGCTTTTTGA
- a CDS encoding nuclear transport factor 2 family protein, producing the protein MMPNPSLDLEDRLAIQDLLFRYARAADTRDVAAFAGCFRPGRVHITGPGFEVRDAQQNIDTLASMFEWTMHKVHNHEYTVRDAQAQGYCYCVATHVKREQGRRVKIDWHIRYEDELVRADGAWRFVRRHLDVGLIETLPLD; encoded by the coding sequence ATGATGCCGAACCCGAGCCTTGACCTTGAGGACCGCCTCGCGATCCAGGATCTGCTGTTCCGCTACGCTCGCGCCGCCGACACCCGCGACGTGGCCGCCTTCGCCGGCTGCTTCCGGCCCGGCCGGGTGCACATCACCGGCCCCGGCTTCGAAGTGCGGGACGCCCAGCAGAACATCGATACCCTGGCGTCCATGTTCGAATGGACCATGCACAAGGTGCACAACCACGAATACACGGTGCGGGACGCCCAGGCGCAAGGCTACTGCTACTGCGTCGCCACCCACGTGAAGCGCGAGCAGGGCCGGCGCGTCAAGATCGACTGGCACATCCGCTACGAGGACGAGCTGGTCCGCGCCGACGGCGCCTGGCGCTTCGTCAGGCGGCATCTGGACGTGGGCCTGATCGAAACCCTGCCGCTGGACTGA
- a CDS encoding SDR family NAD(P)-dependent oxidoreductase: MKRLAGKVALITGGGKGVGKGIALALAAEGARVAIAGRTLETLEDARREIEARGGDVLTVQCDVKDPDSLRQCVDKVVGHFGGLNILVNNAHQVPLGTLNQMSDQIFDDGWASGPQATFRLMKLCYPHLKGDGNIINLASAAGRRWDSTGYGCYGATKEAIRQLTRAAACEWGADGIRTNVILPLAESEGLKGWTAARPAEAAAYFATIPMRRVGECEGDIGRFVATLCSDDCRYVNGQSIALDGGQAFLG; the protein is encoded by the coding sequence ATGAAACGACTCGCAGGCAAGGTGGCGCTGATCACCGGCGGTGGCAAGGGCGTGGGCAAGGGTATCGCGCTGGCCCTGGCGGCCGAGGGCGCCAGGGTGGCCATCGCCGGCCGCACTTTGGAGACCCTGGAGGACGCCCGCCGCGAAATCGAGGCCCGGGGCGGCGACGTCCTGACGGTCCAGTGCGACGTGAAGGACCCGGATTCCCTGCGGCAATGCGTGGATAAGGTGGTCGGCCATTTCGGCGGACTCAACATCCTGGTCAACAACGCCCACCAGGTACCCCTGGGCACCCTCAACCAGATGAGCGACCAGATTTTCGACGACGGCTGGGCCTCGGGTCCCCAGGCCACCTTCCGCCTGATGAAACTGTGCTACCCCCATCTGAAGGGCGACGGCAACATCATCAACCTGGCCAGCGCCGCCGGCCGCCGCTGGGACTCCACCGGCTACGGCTGCTACGGCGCCACCAAGGAGGCGATCCGCCAGCTGACCCGCGCCGCCGCCTGCGAATGGGGCGCCGACGGCATCCGCACCAACGTGATCCTGCCCCTGGCCGAGTCCGAAGGCCTCAAGGGCTGGACCGCTGCCCGGCCGGCCGAGGCCGCCGCCTATTTCGCCACCATCCCGATGCGCCGCGTCGGTGAATGCGAGGGCGACATCGGCCGCTTCGTCGCCACCCTCTGTTCCGACGACTGCCGCTACGTGAACGGCCAGAGCATCGCCCTGGATGGCGGTCAGGCCTTCCTGGGCTGA
- a CDS encoding LLM class F420-dependent oxidoreductase: MKLSIGLFGLQNWFSGDFSSVVDVIRIADRKGADQVSLTDHVVMGEQVDRYPYGAFPAPLDTPWYEPITVLAAIAGATERIRLSTGILISPLRPAVLLAKQLATLDVMSRGRVEIGIGTGWQREEYEAAGIDFEKRYRIMDEQVRVCRALWSEAPVSFQGETVQLERIHQWPRPVQPRLPIWLGIAPTPRNCQRMAELADGWIPMLQAPKALATGLADIRAAFDARGRDFAGFQTRVVLPGVFRADGTPDLAATLAQIPALRAAGVTMVEILPLIFCRGPDDMESFLDQALDAVKG, translated from the coding sequence ATGAAACTTTCCATCGGCCTCTTCGGCCTGCAAAACTGGTTCAGCGGGGATTTCTCCTCCGTCGTGGACGTGATCCGCATCGCCGACCGCAAGGGCGCCGACCAGGTGAGCCTCACCGACCATGTGGTGATGGGCGAACAAGTGGATCGCTATCCCTATGGCGCTTTCCCTGCGCCGCTGGATACCCCCTGGTACGAGCCCATCACGGTGCTCGCCGCCATCGCCGGGGCGACAGAACGCATCCGCCTGTCCACCGGCATCTTGATCTCGCCCCTGCGACCAGCGGTGCTGTTGGCCAAGCAACTGGCAACCCTGGACGTGATGTCCCGGGGCCGGGTGGAGATCGGTATCGGCACCGGCTGGCAGCGGGAGGAATACGAGGCCGCCGGCATCGACTTCGAAAAGCGCTACCGCATCATGGACGAGCAGGTGCGGGTTTGCCGCGCCCTCTGGTCCGAAGCCCCGGTAAGCTTCCAGGGCGAGACGGTGCAGCTGGAACGCATTCACCAGTGGCCGCGGCCGGTGCAGCCGCGCCTGCCGATCTGGTTGGGCATCGCTCCCACGCCGCGCAACTGCCAGCGCATGGCGGAACTGGCCGACGGCTGGATTCCCATGCTGCAGGCGCCGAAAGCGCTGGCCACGGGACTCGCCGACATCCGCGCCGCCTTCGATGCGCGGGGCCGCGATTTCGCCGGTTTCCAGACCCGGGTGGTGCTGCCCGGCGTGTTCCGCGCCGACGGCACGCCGGACCTCGCCGCCACCCTGGCCCAGATCCCGGCCCTGAGGGCGGCCGGCGTCACCATGGTGGAAATCCTGCCCCTGATTTTCTGCCGCGGCCCCGACGACATGGAGAGCTTCCTCGACCAGGCCCTCGACGCGGTGAAAGGCTGA
- a CDS encoding SDR family NAD(P)-dependent oxidoreductase — MRKVAIVTGATRGIGKAAAISLAREGFDVVITGRTVKEGEGTATMPYAADGQQVAVPGSLETTAAAIRALGREALPVVMDVLDRSTMDAVVGETLAQWGRIDLLLNNALYQGPGLMFPFADFTFEQLEKSVLGNLVNQAYLARLVLPVMIKQGGGTYISLSSNAAVSPPPAPPGKGGWGFVYGAPKSGFHRIAEFLHVEHAKDGIRAFNVEPGYTVTEATVAMFGPGSAADFNRQATTPETTGDVVAWLATRPEANELAGTLIGSPGFFKSRGIVYP; from the coding sequence ATGCGCAAAGTTGCCATCGTCACCGGCGCCACCCGTGGCATCGGCAAGGCCGCCGCCATCAGTCTGGCCCGGGAGGGCTTCGACGTGGTCATCACCGGCCGTACCGTCAAGGAAGGCGAAGGCACCGCCACCATGCCTTATGCCGCCGACGGCCAGCAGGTGGCCGTGCCCGGCAGCCTGGAGACCACCGCCGCCGCCATCCGCGCCCTGGGCCGCGAAGCCCTGCCGGTGGTGATGGACGTTCTCGACCGCAGCACCATGGATGCCGTGGTGGGAGAGACCCTGGCCCAGTGGGGCCGCATCGACCTGCTGCTCAACAACGCCCTCTACCAGGGGCCGGGACTGATGTTCCCCTTCGCCGACTTCACCTTCGAGCAACTGGAAAAGAGCGTGCTGGGCAATCTGGTGAACCAGGCCTACCTGGCCCGTCTGGTGCTGCCGGTGATGATCAAGCAGGGCGGCGGCACCTACATCAGCCTGAGTTCCAACGCCGCCGTCTCGCCCCCGCCGGCCCCGCCGGGCAAGGGCGGCTGGGGTTTCGTCTACGGCGCACCGAAATCCGGCTTCCACCGCATCGCCGAATTCCTCCACGTGGAGCACGCCAAGGACGGCATCCGGGCCTTCAATGTGGAACCAGGCTACACGGTGACCGAAGCCACCGTCGCCATGTTCGGCCCCGGTTCGGCGGCCGACTTCAACCGCCAGGCCACCACGCCGGAAACCACCGGCGACGTGGTGGCCTGGCTCGCCACCCGGCCTGAAGCCAACGAGTTGGCCGGTACCCTGATCGGTTCGCCCGGTTTCTTCAAGAGCCGCGGCATCGTCTATCCCTGA
- the nosZ gene encoding TAT-dependent nitrous-oxide reductase: MSKENDKMDVALQGRRKFLNTAAIGGLAGVGLSVGLAGCNKGEKGAASSAGASAAGEHAGAAPHIAPGQLDDYYGLWSGGHSGEMRVLGLPSGREIRRIPVFNHDALTGWGITNESKKVLGADASGKVPYITGDTHHVHGSYADGTYDGKYAWINDKLHSRLARIRLDTFECDKITEIPNVQGFHGIFPDKRDPVDPKINHTTRVFCGSEFSIPLPNDGKDAADPSKYHSLFTCVDAETMEVRWQVLIDGNCDLVASSFDGKLAATNQYNTEMGVMYEEMMSAEKDACLFFNIERIEAAVKAGKTKTYGSSKVPVVDGTKAANPDPKTSLVAYVPVPKNPHGVNASPDGKYFICSGKLSPTATVIDLSLVHKFFAGELKDPFEAVVAEPEIGLGPLHTAFDGRGNAFTTLFLDSQIVKWNVDAAIKAFKDKNVQYVVDRLDVQYQPGHLNASMSETREADGKWLGVGCKFSKDRFLPVGPLHPENEQLIDISGEKMKLVADHPVWPEPHDFVIVRRDKIKTRQVYDLDEFPLAVKDAAQSGVERNGNKVTVRMASQAPAFSLRDFKVKKGDEVTLILTNLDKVEDLTHGCGIPKYDINFIVNPQETKSVTFKASKAGVFWIYCTHFCHALHLEMRTRMIVEG; this comes from the coding sequence ATGAGCAAAGAAAACGACAAGATGGACGTTGCCCTGCAGGGGCGCCGCAAGTTTCTCAATACGGCGGCAATTGGCGGTCTGGCCGGCGTGGGTCTCTCGGTCGGCCTGGCCGGTTGCAACAAGGGTGAGAAAGGCGCCGCGTCGTCTGCCGGCGCTTCCGCCGCTGGCGAGCACGCGGGTGCCGCGCCCCATATCGCGCCGGGCCAGTTGGACGACTACTATGGCCTGTGGTCGGGCGGCCATTCCGGCGAGATGCGGGTGCTGGGCCTGCCTTCCGGCCGCGAGATTCGCCGCATTCCCGTCTTCAACCATGACGCGCTGACCGGCTGGGGCATCACCAACGAGTCCAAGAAGGTGCTCGGTGCCGATGCCAGCGGCAAGGTGCCCTACATCACGGGCGACACCCACCACGTCCATGGCTCCTATGCCGACGGCACCTACGACGGCAAGTACGCCTGGATCAACGACAAGCTTCACAGCCGTTTGGCCCGCATCCGCCTCGACACCTTCGAGTGCGACAAGATCACCGAGATTCCGAACGTCCAGGGTTTCCACGGGATTTTCCCGGACAAGCGCGATCCGGTGGATCCCAAGATCAACCACACCACGCGCGTGTTCTGCGGTTCCGAATTCTCCATTCCGCTGCCCAACGACGGCAAGGATGCCGCCGACCCCAGCAAATACCATTCGCTGTTCACCTGTGTGGATGCCGAGACCATGGAAGTGCGCTGGCAGGTGCTGATCGACGGCAACTGCGACCTGGTGGCGAGTTCCTTCGACGGCAAGCTGGCCGCCACCAACCAGTACAACACCGAGATGGGGGTGATGTACGAGGAAATGATGTCGGCGGAAAAGGATGCCTGCCTGTTCTTCAACATCGAGCGCATCGAGGCGGCGGTGAAGGCCGGCAAGACCAAGACCTACGGCAGCTCCAAGGTGCCGGTGGTGGATGGCACCAAGGCCGCCAACCCCGACCCCAAGACGTCCCTGGTCGCCTATGTGCCGGTGCCGAAGAACCCCCACGGCGTGAACGCCAGCCCCGACGGCAAGTACTTCATCTGCTCGGGCAAGCTGTCGCCCACCGCCACGGTGATCGATCTCTCCCTGGTGCACAAGTTCTTCGCCGGCGAGCTGAAGGACCCCTTCGAGGCCGTGGTGGCCGAACCCGAAATCGGATTGGGACCCCTCCACACCGCGTTCGACGGCCGCGGCAATGCCTTCACCACCCTGTTCCTCGACAGCCAGATCGTGAAGTGGAATGTCGATGCCGCGATCAAGGCCTTCAAGGACAAGAACGTCCAGTACGTGGTGGACCGCCTCGATGTCCAATACCAGCCGGGCCACCTGAATGCCTCCATGTCGGAGACCCGGGAAGCCGACGGCAAGTGGCTGGGCGTCGGTTGCAAGTTCTCCAAGGACCGCTTCTTGCCGGTTGGGCCGCTGCACCCCGAGAACGAGCAGTTGATCGACATCAGCGGCGAGAAGATGAAGCTGGTGGCCGACCATCCGGTATGGCCCGAGCCTCATGATTTCGTCATCGTCCGTCGCGACAAGATCAAGACCCGCCAGGTCTACGATCTGGACGAGTTCCCCCTGGCGGTGAAGGACGCCGCGCAGTCCGGCGTCGAGCGCAACGGCAACAAGGTTACGGTCCGTATGGCTTCCCAGGCCCCGGCTTTCAGTTTGCGGGATTTCAAGGTGAAGAAGGGCGACGAGGTCACCCTCATCCTGACCAACCTGGACAAGGTGGAAGATCTGACCCACGGTTGCGGCATTCCGAAGTACGACATCAACTTCATCGTCAATCCGCAGGAAACCAAGTCGGTCACGTTCAAGGCCAGCAAGGCCGGGGTGTTCTGGATTTACTGCACCCATTTCTGCCATGCGTTGCACCTGGAGATGCGTACCCGGATGATCGTCGAGGGGTAG
- a CDS encoding enoyl-CoA hydratase — translation MSEPVLLLQKEGPVGIVTLNRPDAMNAFSAELRLALGQAFRELKADPEIRVAIVTGAGRAFCAGMDLKELSSGSDDASGFDKSVVGQDMAEAIAEFEGPVIAAVNGHAVTAGFELALACDMIIASTNAKFADTHARVGILPGWGLSVRLPRLIGINRAKEISFTGNTVTAAQAYEWGLANRVVAPEELLPTCMTIAQQMASCVPHVLKGYKKLIDEGYGMHVPDALKAEKLAGIESAKQVSAATIATRREGVFNRGREQGK, via the coding sequence ATGTCTGAACCCGTACTGCTGCTGCAAAAAGAAGGCCCGGTGGGCATCGTCACCCTCAACCGACCCGACGCCATGAACGCCTTTTCCGCCGAGCTGCGCCTGGCGCTGGGCCAGGCTTTCCGCGAACTCAAGGCCGATCCGGAGATTCGCGTCGCCATCGTCACCGGCGCCGGCCGGGCGTTCTGCGCCGGCATGGATCTGAAGGAGTTGAGCAGCGGCAGCGATGATGCCTCGGGCTTCGACAAGAGCGTGGTGGGCCAGGACATGGCCGAGGCCATCGCCGAATTCGAGGGGCCGGTGATCGCCGCCGTGAACGGCCACGCCGTCACCGCCGGCTTCGAACTGGCCCTGGCCTGCGACATGATCATCGCCTCGACCAACGCCAAGTTCGCCGACACCCACGCCCGGGTCGGCATCCTCCCCGGCTGGGGCCTCTCGGTGCGCCTGCCGCGCCTGATCGGTATCAACCGCGCCAAGGAAATCAGCTTCACTGGCAACACCGTCACCGCGGCCCAGGCTTATGAATGGGGCCTGGCCAACCGCGTGGTCGCGCCGGAGGAACTGCTGCCCACCTGCATGACCATCGCCCAGCAAATGGCCAGCTGCGTGCCCCATGTGCTGAAGGGCTACAAGAAGCTGATCGACGAGGGCTATGGCATGCACGTGCCGGATGCACTGAAGGCCGAGAAGCTTGCCGGCATCGAGTCGGCCAAGCAGGTCAGCGCCGCAACCATCGCCACCCGCCGCGAGGGTGTGTTCAACCGGGGCAGGGAGCAAGGCAAATGA
- a CDS encoding LysR family transcriptional regulator codes for MKTINTARIDLNLLVVFEAIYTEGSVTRASARLNLTQPAISHALGRLRTLFGDPLFTRQGHAMVPTPMARSIVEPIASSLRTLDGTLSRAFSFDPGKAQRILTVGLPGGEESSFLPPLMRRVLEASCIDLVTVSYDRAQLESRLASGKMDLALDILLPHSTQVLHQPLVVEQRVVLARKDHPTVGPGLDLETYLAQQHIHVTSIRQGDSLLDTELSRLGMQRRIRLRCQDYLAACRIVAETDLILTMPAELAPECLAAPYDNQVLPPPVGLPLPGMELYLYWHGSADGDPANRWLREQLAQVLAPMPR; via the coding sequence ATGAAGACAATCAACACGGCGAGAATAGATCTGAACCTGCTGGTGGTGTTCGAGGCCATCTATACCGAGGGCAGCGTGACGCGGGCCAGCGCGCGTCTGAACCTGACCCAGCCGGCGATCAGCCACGCCCTGGGCCGGCTGCGGACGCTGTTCGGCGACCCGCTGTTCACGCGGCAGGGCCATGCCATGGTGCCGACGCCGATGGCGCGCAGCATCGTCGAGCCCATCGCCAGCTCGCTGCGGACCCTCGACGGTACCTTGAGCCGGGCCTTCAGCTTCGATCCGGGCAAGGCCCAGCGCATCCTGACCGTCGGCCTGCCCGGCGGCGAGGAATCCTCCTTCCTGCCGCCTTTGATGCGGCGGGTGCTGGAGGCTTCCTGCATCGACCTGGTGACCGTTTCCTACGACCGGGCCCAGCTGGAGTCGCGGCTCGCATCGGGCAAGATGGACCTGGCGCTGGACATCCTGCTGCCCCACTCGACCCAGGTCCTGCATCAGCCCCTGGTCGTCGAGCAGCGGGTGGTGCTGGCCCGCAAGGACCATCCGACGGTGGGGCCCGGGCTGGATCTGGAAACCTATCTTGCGCAGCAACACATCCACGTGACGTCGATACGGCAGGGCGACAGCCTGCTGGATACCGAACTGAGCCGCCTGGGTATGCAGCGCCGCATCCGCCTGCGCTGCCAGGACTATCTGGCCGCCTGTCGCATCGTCGCCGAAACCGACCTGATCCTGACCATGCCGGCTGAACTGGCGCCGGAATGCCTTGCCGCACCTTATGACAACCAGGTGCTGCCGCCGCCGGTGGGGCTACCCCTGCCGGGCATGGAACTCTACCTCTACTGGCACGGTTCGGCCGACGGCGATCCGGCCAATCGCTGGCTGCGCGAGCAGCTGGCGCAGGTGCTCGCGCCGATGCCCAGGTGA
- a CDS encoding SDR family NAD(P)-dependent oxidoreductase: MRALEGKSVILTGAGGGIGRPTALMLAAAGARVVISDIHEANLAETLGQVKQAGGEAIAVRADVTREDDIRALVQATVNAFGGVDVLVNNCGNSFHKDRDILSMEADIWDATMALNARAPMLCCKHAIPEMFKRGGGAIVNITSGAALSGQLGIPAYSAAKAAVISLTRSVATLYGAQGIRCNAIAPGLILHDRLAAVFPPEQIRIDAENILSPRAGTPEDIAHAVIFLASDAAAFINAHVMPVDGGLLAHTPTYAQTRAMGSAGPNISKDKER, encoded by the coding sequence ATGAGGGCCCTCGAAGGCAAGTCCGTCATTCTCACCGGCGCCGGCGGCGGCATCGGCCGCCCCACCGCCCTGATGCTGGCCGCTGCCGGCGCCCGGGTGGTCATCAGCGACATCCACGAGGCCAACCTGGCGGAAACCCTGGGCCAGGTGAAGCAGGCGGGCGGCGAAGCGATCGCGGTCCGTGCCGACGTCACCCGCGAAGACGACATCCGCGCGCTGGTGCAAGCCACGGTGAATGCCTTCGGCGGCGTGGACGTGCTGGTGAACAACTGCGGCAACAGCTTCCACAAGGACCGCGACATCCTGTCGATGGAGGCCGACATCTGGGACGCCACCATGGCCCTGAACGCGCGGGCGCCGATGCTGTGCTGCAAGCACGCGATCCCCGAAATGTTCAAGCGGGGCGGCGGCGCCATCGTCAACATCACTTCCGGCGCCGCTCTCTCGGGGCAATTGGGCATCCCGGCCTACAGCGCCGCCAAGGCCGCGGTGATCTCCCTGACCCGCTCCGTCGCCACCCTCTACGGCGCCCAGGGCATCCGCTGCAACGCCATCGCTCCCGGGCTGATCCTCCATGACCGTCTGGCCGCCGTGTTTCCCCCGGAACAGATCCGCATAGATGCGGAAAACATCTTGAGTCCGCGCGCCGGCACCCCGGAAGACATCGCCCACGCGGTGATCTTCCTCGCCTCCGACGCCGCCGCCTTCATCAACGCCCACGTGATGCCCGTGGATGGCGGCCTCCTGGCCCATACGCCGACCTATGCCCAGACCCGGGCGATGGGCTCGGCAGGCCCCAACATCAGCAAAGACAAAGAACGCTGA